A section of the Dehalobacter sp. DCM genome encodes:
- a CDS encoding ABC transporter permease subunit/CPBP intramembrane protease → MNSLRFRALKAVFKKEILDVIRDKRTLAIMILMPLILYPALMLGVSQAMTLLMESREEKVLSVAFDFPVDSRLAGLLENSSQEYKLDVIPAADPGKALAEKKIMSYVTRETVNGKDTYKIVYKSSESETQMASQRLEDLLKDYKLLLTQEAIEKAGLNAENVMNPIDFSYVDTAVDEEKTGTLLGIMLPYLLIVALVTGAMYPAIDVTAGEKERGTLETLLTLPVSNLELMGGKFLAVALVAVGSAILNCISLTIVGVMMMNSISSQAPTGGLALRLDPGSMIVPFLIILVCIIVFALFVSAIILCVTSLAKSFKEANNYLTPVMILFMLPAFANMIPEVTLTPVTSAIPVVNISLLIRDALMMKYNALNIAIVLISTMGYALIAVILLARIHNSENLMFGTGGDINFLGKRSHIIRGSKINPGDAVILYVVGLLLLFYLSSFFYLKLGAFHSLIPTQGIILLLPVLAAAYLKADLRETFKLRMPRGRDILGGIVLWMGAFILANIVGNLLLELFPQNNDVVSQLEAILKGDTLWKTLVVVALLPAICEELFFRGFIFSSLEGRMKPAVSIFLTGLMFAIYHLDLIRIAPTFILGVLFTLALYRTRSIVVTMLMHFLNNAVAVITLFYPQTAASADPLTGITSNLAVQSVIYILVAAVLIGIGSNILKPSRPNVPV, encoded by the coding sequence ATGAATAGCCTCCGTTTTAGAGCGTTAAAAGCGGTTTTTAAGAAGGAGATCCTGGATGTTATCCGGGACAAACGGACCTTGGCCATCATGATTTTGATGCCCCTCATTCTCTATCCGGCCCTGATGCTGGGTGTTTCTCAGGCGATGACGCTGCTGATGGAATCCCGGGAAGAAAAAGTGCTCAGCGTGGCTTTTGATTTTCCTGTGGACAGCCGTCTGGCCGGCTTGCTTGAAAATAGCAGCCAAGAGTATAAACTGGACGTCATTCCTGCGGCGGATCCAGGCAAAGCGCTGGCTGAAAAAAAGATCATGTCCTATGTGACCCGGGAGACTGTGAACGGAAAAGATACCTATAAAATTGTATATAAATCCTCGGAATCCGAAACCCAAATGGCTTCCCAGCGACTGGAAGACCTCCTGAAGGATTATAAGCTGCTGCTTACCCAGGAGGCGATAGAAAAAGCCGGTCTGAATGCGGAGAACGTCATGAATCCGATTGATTTTTCCTATGTGGATACGGCTGTCGATGAGGAAAAGACAGGGACATTGCTGGGAATCATGCTGCCTTATCTGTTGATTGTCGCCTTAGTAACCGGCGCCATGTATCCGGCTATCGACGTGACGGCAGGGGAAAAGGAGCGGGGAACACTGGAGACGCTGCTGACCCTGCCGGTCAGTAATCTGGAGCTGATGGGCGGTAAGTTCCTGGCAGTGGCCTTGGTGGCAGTAGGCTCCGCCATTCTGAACTGTATCTCACTGACGATTGTCGGCGTTATGATGATGAACAGCATCAGTTCCCAGGCCCCTACGGGAGGATTGGCGCTCCGTCTGGATCCGGGCTCGATGATTGTTCCGTTTTTGATCATTTTGGTCTGTATTATTGTTTTTGCTTTATTCGTCAGTGCGATTATCCTGTGTGTGACGTCGCTGGCGAAAAGCTTTAAAGAAGCCAACAATTATCTGACACCGGTGATGATTCTGTTTATGCTCCCGGCGTTTGCTAATATGATCCCCGAAGTGACGTTGACACCGGTGACCTCGGCGATCCCCGTCGTTAATATTTCCTTGCTCATTCGGGATGCGCTGATGATGAAATACAATGCCCTTAATATTGCCATTGTCCTGATTAGTACCATGGGCTATGCCCTGATTGCGGTTATTCTTCTGGCCCGGATTCATAATTCGGAGAATCTGATGTTCGGAACCGGCGGGGATATTAATTTTCTGGGGAAACGAAGCCATATTATCCGCGGCAGTAAAATCAATCCGGGAGATGCGGTCATCCTCTATGTTGTCGGACTTTTGCTGCTCTTTTATCTGAGTTCGTTTTTCTATTTGAAGTTGGGTGCCTTTCATTCGCTTATCCCTACCCAGGGAATCATTTTACTGCTGCCGGTCTTAGCCGCCGCCTATCTGAAAGCGGATCTGCGTGAGACCTTCAAGCTTAGAATGCCCCGGGGAAGAGATATCCTCGGAGGAATCGTCTTATGGATGGGTGCGTTTATTCTGGCGAACATCGTCGGCAATCTTCTGTTGGAATTATTTCCTCAGAATAATGACGTCGTCAGTCAGCTGGAAGCTATCCTGAAAGGGGATACCCTCTGGAAAACCCTGGTAGTGGTTGCCCTGCTGCCAGCGATATGTGAAGAGCTGTTCTTCCGCGGCTTCATCTTTTCCTCGCTGGAAGGAAGAATGAAACCCGCTGTCTCCATCTTTCTGACCGGCTTGATGTTTGCCATTTACCATCTCGACCTGATTCGGATTGCGCCGACGTTTATTCTTGGCGTATTATTCACCTTGGCTTTATACCGTACCCGATCTATCGTGGTGACGATGCTGATGCATTTTCTCAACAATGCCGTGGCGGTTATCACGCTGTTTTATCCGCAAACGGCGGCAAGTGCTGATCCGTTAACAGGAATCACCAGCAACCTGGCGGTACAGTCCGTCATTTATATTCTTGTCGCGGCCGTATTAATAGGGATCGGCTCAAACATTCTGAAGCCGTCGCGGCCCAACGTTCCAGTGTAA
- a CDS encoding response regulator transcription factor, which produces MHKILIVEDDGIIARSIKHHIETWGCEAVYAEDFNDVLSLFLSFNPHLVLLDISLPLYNGYYWCTEIRKISKVPIIFISSSSDNMNIVMAMNMGGDDFIAKPFDLNVLTAKLQALLRRTYDFSGQSHLLAHRGAVLNLNDATLTYSGEKVDLTKNDYKILQVLMENKSNTVSRDTIMLRLWETDSYVDENTLTVNMTRLRKKLEAVGLIDFIQTKKGIGYLIP; this is translated from the coding sequence GTGCATAAAATCCTCATTGTTGAAGATGACGGAATCATTGCCAGATCAATCAAACACCATATTGAAACATGGGGCTGTGAAGCGGTTTATGCCGAGGACTTTAATGATGTCCTCTCGCTCTTTTTAAGTTTTAATCCGCACCTGGTTCTGTTGGATATTTCTTTGCCGTTATACAACGGTTATTACTGGTGCACTGAAATAAGAAAAATCTCTAAAGTTCCCATAATCTTTATCTCATCGTCCTCGGATAACATGAATATCGTCATGGCGATGAATATGGGCGGTGACGACTTCATCGCTAAACCCTTTGATCTGAATGTTCTGACCGCCAAATTGCAGGCGTTGCTCCGCCGTACCTATGATTTTTCCGGACAGAGCCACCTTCTGGCTCATCGCGGTGCGGTACTTAACTTAAATGATGCCACCCTGACCTATTCCGGAGAAAAAGTCGACTTGACGAAAAATGACTATAAAATCCTCCAGGTCTTAATGGAAAATAAGAGCAATACGGTGAGCCGGGATACCATAATGCTGCGTCTCTGGGAAACCGACAGTTATGTCGACGAGAATACGCTGACTGTCAATATGACCCGGTTACGAAAAAAACTGGAAGCGGTCGGGTTAATTGACTTTATTCAAACCAAAAAAGGGATTGGGTACCTTATACCCTAA
- a CDS encoding ABC transporter ATP-binding protein produces the protein MSLLRVSNLKKIYTTRFGGTQVQALTNVSFSVEEGEYVAIMGESGSGKTTLLNIIAALDKPTSGEVLLSGRNTVQIRESEISAFRRDNLGFVFQDFNLLDTFSLQDNIFLPLVLSGKSFEEMHRRLTPIARKLHIADILSKYPYEVSGGQKQRAAVARALITNPQLILADEPTGALDSHATDGLLQLFNDINEEGQTILMVTHSLKAASHAKRVLFIKDGEVYHQIYRASQTYEEMYQKISDTLTLIATGGERHA, from the coding sequence ATGTCTTTATTACGTGTCAGCAATTTAAAGAAAATATACACGACGCGCTTTGGGGGTACCCAGGTGCAAGCCCTTACCAATGTCTCGTTCTCGGTAGAAGAAGGCGAATATGTCGCCATCATGGGCGAATCCGGCTCAGGCAAAACCACTCTGTTAAATATCATCGCGGCCCTGGACAAACCAACCAGCGGCGAAGTACTGCTGAGTGGCAGAAATACTGTACAAATCAGGGAAAGTGAAATCTCTGCATTTCGCCGGGATAACCTCGGCTTTGTGTTCCAGGATTTCAACTTGCTCGATACGTTTTCCCTGCAAGATAATATTTTTCTGCCGTTGGTCCTGTCCGGCAAATCCTTTGAAGAGATGCACCGCCGCCTCACCCCAATAGCCCGAAAACTGCATATTGCGGATATTCTAAGTAAATATCCCTATGAAGTATCCGGCGGGCAGAAACAGCGTGCGGCCGTCGCCCGTGCGTTGATCACAAACCCACAGCTTATTTTAGCCGATGAGCCGACCGGCGCGCTGGACTCGCATGCCACAGATGGTCTTCTCCAACTTTTTAATGATATTAATGAAGAAGGCCAGACTATTCTGATGGTCACCCACAGTCTGAAAGCCGCCAGTCATGCCAAGCGGGTCCTATTCATCAAGGACGGCGAAGTTTACCATCAGATTTACCGGGCGTCACAGACCTATGAGGAGATGTATCAGAAAATTTCCGATACCCTGACCTTAATAGCTACTGGTGGTGAACGTCATGCGTAA
- a CDS encoding FtsX-like permease family protein, translating to MRKSTFYPKLAFINIEKNGKFYLPYLLTCVLTVAMFYIMRYIATNEGLNVMFGGSSLKSILFFGSIVVGIFAAIFLFYTNSFLMKRRKKEIGLYNILGMEKRHIAWVLLFETLIVTLISLVVGLGLGILLSKLMILLLFKLLRFTVVWGFSVSLSSLQESVLLFCGIFLATLLSNLMQIQLAKPIELLHGGQTGEREPKTKWLLTIIGLLTLGAGYTIAIVTENPLSALSLFFIAVVLVIIGTYCLFTAGSIALLKRLRKNKHYYYQTKHFISVSGMIYRMKQNAVGLANICILSTMVLIMVSTTVSLYSGMENLLANRFPTDIAVDFRNPADGEIESRLQQIQGIAKEQGRTISNLSGYPTLSFAAFQDGNRFKAGNDNIIGASDALMLCFITADEYANLTGKPVMLAKDEVMVYSPVDSVSESFTLFDQTYRVKEHLDSIPVSGQYTAWLVTGYYMVISDDRVLDQIYAHQKSAYGDNASAILGHIAFDLDGSDEQKLACHVAIKSALKKTLPPEYTQGYSGLQSVNTIDNVESKQAATGEFYALYGGFLFLGLFLGALFLIATVLIIYYKQISEGYDDKERFEIMQKVGLSRSEVKKAIRSQVVTVFTLPIVMAGIHILASFKMVTKLLSVLNLTNVPLFIGCTIGTLLVFGIIYAIVYVLTARVYYRIVS from the coding sequence ATGCGTAAATCCACCTTTTATCCGAAACTGGCTTTCATTAACATCGAGAAAAACGGAAAATTCTACCTTCCGTATCTGCTGACCTGCGTGCTCACTGTTGCCATGTTTTATATCATGCGCTATATTGCTACCAACGAAGGACTGAATGTGATGTTCGGGGGCAGTTCCTTAAAGTCAATCTTGTTTTTCGGGAGTATTGTCGTCGGGATCTTTGCTGCCATCTTTCTGTTCTACACCAACAGTTTTCTGATGAAACGCCGTAAAAAAGAAATCGGCCTGTATAACATTCTGGGAATGGAAAAACGGCATATTGCCTGGGTTCTTTTATTCGAAACGCTGATCGTTACCCTAATCAGTCTCGTGGTGGGCTTAGGGCTGGGTATCCTGCTCAGTAAGCTGATGATTCTTCTCTTATTCAAATTGCTTAGATTTACCGTGGTGTGGGGATTTTCCGTCAGCCTCTCTTCCCTGCAGGAATCAGTCCTTTTATTCTGCGGGATCTTTCTGGCTACGCTGTTATCCAACCTAATGCAGATCCAATTGGCCAAACCAATTGAATTGCTGCACGGTGGGCAAACCGGCGAACGCGAGCCCAAAACCAAATGGCTGCTGACAATAATCGGCTTACTGACGCTGGGTGCAGGCTATACCATCGCTATCGTCACGGAAAATCCACTGTCAGCACTTTCCCTGTTCTTTATCGCCGTGGTCCTTGTGATCATCGGTACCTATTGCCTGTTCACCGCCGGCAGTATCGCCCTGCTGAAACGGTTACGCAAAAACAAACACTATTACTACCAAACCAAACATTTTATTTCCGTATCCGGTATGATTTACCGAATGAAACAAAACGCGGTGGGGCTGGCCAATATCTGTATTCTCTCCACCATGGTCCTGATCATGGTCTCGACGACAGTCTCCCTCTACAGCGGGATGGAGAACCTTCTGGCCAACCGCTTCCCCACCGATATCGCCGTTGACTTCAGAAATCCCGCAGACGGAGAAATAGAAAGCAGGCTGCAACAAATCCAAGGGATTGCGAAAGAACAGGGACGTACGATCAGTAATTTAAGCGGTTATCCTACGTTGTCCTTTGCCGCTTTCCAAGACGGAAACAGGTTTAAGGCCGGTAATGACAACATAATAGGGGCTTCAGACGCCCTGATGCTTTGCTTTATTACGGCCGATGAATACGCCAATCTAACCGGGAAGCCGGTCATGCTGGCTAAGGATGAAGTCATGGTCTACAGCCCCGTTGATTCCGTCAGTGAGTCGTTTACGCTGTTTGATCAAACTTACCGTGTAAAAGAACATTTGGACAGCATCCCGGTGAGCGGCCAGTATACGGCATGGCTTGTTACCGGCTATTATATGGTTATCAGTGATGATCGTGTGTTGGATCAGATTTATGCCCATCAAAAAAGCGCCTATGGCGACAATGCCAGCGCCATTTTAGGCCACATCGCTTTTGATCTGGACGGCAGCGACGAACAAAAGCTGGCGTGTCATGTGGCCATAAAATCCGCTCTGAAAAAAACGCTGCCTCCGGAATACACTCAGGGCTACAGCGGACTGCAGTCAGTAAACACCATTGATAATGTGGAAAGCAAACAAGCAGCAACAGGAGAATTTTATGCCCTGTACGGCGGTTTCCTTTTCCTCGGTTTGTTCCTCGGCGCTCTTTTTCTGATAGCAACGGTGCTCATTATTTACTACAAACAGATATCGGAAGGGTATGATGATAAGGAACGATTTGAGATCATGCAAAAGGTTGGGTTAAGCCGCAGTGAAGTGAAAAAAGCGATCCGCAGTCAAGTGGTCACAGTCTTCACCCTGCCGATTGTCATGGCCGGCATCCATATCCTGGCCTCGTTCAAAATGGTCACCAAACTGCTGTCCGTGTTGAATCTGACCAATGTACCGCTGTTCATCGGCTGCACCATTGGAACGCTCCTGGTATTCGGAATCATTTACGCTATCGTTTATGTCTTGACGGCCCGGGTCTATTATCGGATCGTGAGCTAG
- a CDS encoding bifunctional metallophosphatase/5'-nucleotidase — protein sequence MRITLKTLVTAVLVCSLLLLSVNTPPVVAEGDTNPADSNSLTILFTNDLHDHLLPVKAEINHVVTESGGFARLQSAILAERAKDSNTLLVDGGDYSMGTPFQTIFRSDSPELKIMGMMGYDAVTFGNHEYDYRAAGLADSLTVAAAAAKENGSRLPQIVQANVTFPKDASGQLSPSLQALAQAYQEYGVKEYTIIEKKCTKIGIFGIMGIDSASNAPKSEVVFTDPIDNAQRIVKVLKEQEKVDVIVCLSHSGTWPDKAESEDEILAEKVPDINVIISAHTHTKLVEPIIVGKTIIGSVEDSAKYLGVLKLTKDSNANWALQSYRLQQINNSLPDDKTIAAVVAQYKQAVQSAFFDQFNLDQDAILAMSPYNFHKVNDILDHHHEDTLGNLISDSYIYAVKKAEGDAYIPVTMAVVPAGTIRSTFYQGNITAADAFSVSSLGIGPDNIPGYPLISIYLTGKELKTVCEVDASIAPMMKEAQLFLSGVNFTFNPHRMIFNKVTAVTLQTDGGLTEIDDTKLYRVIAGLYSAQMLSVVGDKSHGVLSLIPKTEAGTPITDFEAQIIKDTANGMEVKEWQAIAQYLQSFPKVNGTAQIPSEYSDAQGRKVIDDSTNIVSLVKNPNKITLAVFAVVIILAALICFIISRIVIHQRRKSKRIQNSN from the coding sequence ATGAGAATTACGTTGAAAACACTGGTAACTGCCGTGCTGGTATGTTCACTTTTACTTTTATCCGTAAATACCCCTCCGGTGGTCGCTGAAGGAGATACAAACCCGGCAGATTCAAACAGCCTGACGATCCTGTTTACAAACGACCTCCACGACCATTTGCTTCCGGTCAAAGCAGAGATCAACCATGTTGTCACGGAATCAGGCGGATTTGCACGTCTGCAGAGTGCCATTTTGGCCGAAAGAGCGAAAGATTCCAATACGTTGCTGGTTGACGGCGGTGATTATTCGATGGGAACACCGTTTCAAACCATATTCCGCAGCGATTCGCCGGAATTAAAGATCATGGGAATGATGGGGTATGATGCCGTTACATTTGGCAATCACGAATACGATTACCGCGCGGCCGGACTGGCCGATAGCCTGACCGTGGCTGCCGCTGCAGCAAAGGAAAACGGCAGTCGGTTGCCACAAATCGTCCAGGCGAATGTCACCTTTCCCAAGGACGCCAGCGGCCAGCTATCACCATCGTTGCAGGCGTTAGCCCAGGCTTATCAGGAATACGGGGTTAAAGAGTATACCATCATCGAGAAAAAATGTACGAAAATCGGTATTTTCGGCATCATGGGGATCGACTCGGCTTCCAATGCGCCTAAGTCGGAGGTCGTGTTTACCGATCCCATCGACAATGCACAGCGTATCGTTAAGGTATTAAAGGAGCAGGAGAAAGTTGATGTGATCGTCTGTTTATCCCACTCCGGTACATGGCCGGATAAAGCCGAATCCGAAGATGAGATTCTGGCAGAGAAAGTCCCGGATATTAATGTGATCATCAGTGCGCATACCCATACGAAGCTAGTAGAGCCGATCATTGTCGGGAAAACGATCATCGGTTCGGTTGAAGACAGTGCCAAATATTTGGGTGTGTTAAAACTAACCAAGGACAGCAATGCCAACTGGGCGCTTCAGAGTTATCGGCTGCAGCAAATCAATAACAGTTTGCCGGACGATAAAACCATCGCCGCTGTCGTCGCGCAGTATAAGCAGGCTGTTCAATCCGCGTTCTTTGACCAATTCAACCTCGATCAAGACGCCATTCTCGCGATGTCCCCCTATAATTTCCATAAGGTCAATGATATTCTCGATCATCATCACGAAGATACCCTTGGTAATTTGATTTCTGATTCCTATATTTATGCCGTAAAAAAAGCGGAAGGGGATGCGTATATTCCTGTTACCATGGCGGTTGTTCCAGCCGGTACGATACGCAGCACCTTTTATCAGGGGAATATCACAGCAGCCGATGCTTTCAGTGTCAGTTCGCTGGGCATCGGCCCGGATAACATCCCGGGTTACCCCTTAATCTCGATTTACTTAACCGGAAAGGAACTGAAAACAGTCTGTGAAGTAGACGCCTCCATTGCGCCGATGATGAAGGAAGCACAGCTGTTTTTGTCCGGTGTAAACTTTACGTTTAATCCCCATCGAATGATCTTCAATAAGGTCACGGCGGTGACATTGCAGACAGATGGCGGGTTGACTGAGATTGATGATACGAAACTTTATCGCGTGATTGCCGGTTTGTATTCCGCGCAGATGCTTTCCGTGGTCGGAGATAAATCCCACGGAGTGTTATCGCTGATCCCTAAAACCGAGGCGGGGACGCCGATTACGGATTTTGAAGCTCAAATCATTAAAGACACTGCCAATGGGATGGAAGTCAAAGAGTGGCAGGCAATTGCCCAATATCTGCAGTCTTTTCCCAAAGTGAACGGTACGGCCCAAATTCCATCCGAATACAGTGACGCCCAAGGCCGAAAAGTTATTGATGACTCCACAAATATCGTGTCCTTGGTCAAAAATCCAAATAAGATTACGCTGGCTGTATTTGCGGTGGTAATTATCCTGGCTGCCCTTATCTGTTTTATCATATCCCGTATAGTGATACACCAAAGAAGAAAGAGTAAACGTATACAGAATTCGAACTGA
- a CDS encoding sensor histidine kinase: MPERTKLQKKTHILFQYINRHRRTIVFFLSFLAVFAVIFYLYAMPAEAFIYAALLVIFLALIFGGIGFLRYIKRHKVLLAMLNSLHFSVDGLPDPRDLVETDYQMLLKANHTNHILQISLADKTKSDLIDYYTLWAHQIKTPIAAMQLLLQSGEHPFHAELAMELFKIEQYVEMVLHYLRLDSDSTDFLLKRYDLDAIVRQAVRRYAKLFILKKIPLDFQESGVSVLTDEKWLVFVLEQLLSNSLKYTHQGKITISTHGQTLTIQDTGIGIKPEDLPRVFDKGFTGYNGREDKKSTGIGLYLCRRILTKLGHTITIESTVGQGTCVMIQLDSIPMR; the protein is encoded by the coding sequence ATGCCTGAACGAACTAAACTTCAAAAAAAGACTCACATTCTATTCCAATACATCAACCGCCATCGTCGGACTATTGTTTTCTTTCTATCCTTCTTGGCGGTTTTTGCCGTTATATTCTATCTTTATGCCATGCCGGCAGAAGCCTTCATCTATGCCGCGCTGCTGGTTATTTTTCTCGCTCTCATTTTCGGCGGAATAGGCTTTCTCCGCTATATCAAACGGCATAAAGTCCTGTTGGCTATGCTGAATTCTCTTCATTTCAGCGTGGATGGCCTGCCTGACCCCCGGGATTTAGTTGAAACGGATTACCAAATGCTGCTGAAAGCAAACCACACCAATCATATCCTGCAAATTTCCCTCGCCGACAAGACGAAGAGCGATTTGATCGATTACTATACGCTCTGGGCCCATCAGATTAAGACACCTATCGCGGCGATGCAGTTGCTGCTGCAGTCCGGAGAACATCCCTTCCATGCTGAACTTGCAATGGAATTGTTCAAAATCGAGCAGTATGTGGAGATGGTCCTGCATTATTTGCGGCTGGACAGCGATTCCACAGACTTTCTGCTTAAACGCTATGACCTTGACGCCATTGTCCGCCAAGCGGTACGCCGTTATGCGAAACTATTCATCTTAAAGAAGATTCCCCTTGATTTTCAGGAGAGCGGCGTTTCCGTTCTCACCGATGAAAAGTGGTTGGTTTTTGTTCTGGAACAGCTCCTTTCCAACAGCCTTAAATATACTCATCAAGGAAAAATAACCATCTCCACCCACGGTCAAACCCTGACGATTCAGGACACCGGCATCGGGATCAAGCCGGAGGATCTGCCCCGGGTCTTCGACAAAGGTTTTACCGGCTACAACGGCCGGGAAGACAAAAAATCCACGGGGATCGGACTCTATCTCTGCCGGCGCATCCTTACCAAACTGGGTCATACGATCACGATTGAATCAACGGTGGGTCAGGGCACCTGTGTCATGATCCAGCTGGATAGTATCCCGATGCGCTGA
- a CDS encoding PhoH family protein, with the protein MQKTYVLDTSVLLHDPNALYNFEENTVVIPYAVLEELAKKKSQVSNIGQAVRDVIKNLDDLRKQGNLAVGIQLPSGGMLRIELNNISPMRLPTSADSLLIDNRILNVTLNLAKTEDFPVILVTKDMTMRVKADTLGIRCEDYHNDKVFLPPVEADIETIRLNEVQINELFNKGVIPAEKAVVPNCCIRGVIADGSYLPLVSSPTGEMLHYTFTHREQTWGIAPKNQEQSWALTMLNNPEITLVNLMGPAGTGKTLLALASGLEQTVNHEVYNRILCARPLIPFGKDIGYLPGEKDDKVRPYMQPIYDNLELLLNPKRDKGKGKEAYVDSAIDLLKKKGQLDIEVLTYIRGRSIPNQFIIIDEAQNLSAHEIKTIVTRAGEGSKIVLCGDPDQIDHPYLDKESNGMTHAAHRLKGESFYGQVRLVQGERSRMATIAAEKL; encoded by the coding sequence TTGCAAAAAACATATGTCTTGGACACCAGTGTACTGCTTCACGACCCGAACGCGCTTTATAACTTCGAGGAAAACACGGTCGTGATCCCTTATGCCGTATTGGAAGAGTTAGCGAAGAAGAAAAGCCAAGTCAGCAATATCGGCCAGGCTGTAAGAGATGTGATTAAAAATTTAGACGACCTGCGCAAGCAGGGGAATTTGGCGGTAGGGATTCAATTGCCCTCCGGCGGAATGCTCCGCATCGAACTGAATAATATCAGTCCGATGCGTCTGCCGACTTCCGCAGACAGTCTTCTCATCGATAACCGTATCCTCAATGTGACGCTCAATTTGGCCAAAACGGAAGACTTTCCGGTCATCCTGGTTACCAAAGATATGACCATGCGCGTTAAAGCCGATACGCTGGGCATTCGCTGTGAAGATTACCATAATGATAAGGTTTTTCTGCCGCCGGTTGAAGCAGACATTGAAACCATAAGGTTAAATGAAGTCCAAATCAATGAATTATTTAATAAAGGCGTGATTCCGGCAGAAAAAGCGGTTGTACCCAATTGTTGTATACGCGGCGTCATCGCTGACGGATCGTATCTGCCGCTGGTTTCCTCGCCGACGGGGGAGATGCTGCACTATACCTTTACTCATCGCGAACAAACCTGGGGTATCGCCCCAAAGAATCAGGAACAAAGCTGGGCCTTGACTATGCTCAATAATCCGGAAATCACCCTGGTTAACCTGATGGGACCGGCGGGAACCGGCAAGACGCTCTTAGCCTTAGCCAGCGGTCTGGAGCAAACGGTTAATCATGAGGTGTATAACCGCATCCTCTGTGCGCGACCGCTGATTCCCTTTGGCAAAGACATCGGTTATCTGCCCGGAGAAAAGGATGACAAGGTCCGGCCGTATATGCAGCCGATATATGATAACCTGGAGCTTCTGTTAAATCCCAAACGGGATAAAGGCAAGGGGAAAGAGGCCTATGTGGACAGCGCCATCGACCTCCTGAAGAAAAAGGGCCAGCTGGATATTGAGGTGCTGACCTACATTCGGGGTAGAAGCATCCCGAACCAGTTTATTATCATTGATGAAGCTCAGAACTTATCTGCCCATGAAATTAAGACCATTGTTACCCGGGCGGGGGAGGGCAGCAAGATCGTCCTCTGTGGGGACCCCGACCAAATCGACCATCCGTATCTGGACAAAGAAAGCAACGGAATGACCCATGCCGCCCATCGCTTGAAAGGGGAATCCTTCTACGGCCAGGTAAGACTGGTACAGGGTGAACGGAGCAGAATGGCGACGATCGCAGCGGAGAAATTGTAG
- a CDS encoding alpha/beta fold hydrolase, with amino-acid sequence MEKMSGFLTLPDSNFSLFMRRWIPKDAPVIGIVLIIHGIAEHSRRYAPFAERLTEAGYVVYAYDQRGHGKTIQKPEDQGDIGKDGWKLLSQDVHGMITVIQGDYADLPLFIFSHSLGTLVTQSYLSAYRDQQEIAGVILSGPVGEAKPRLIFGRFLSRVLTLLKGKQSKSKLLQTMSFQNFNAKCAEQRTTYDWLTRDTTIVDSYIQDECCGHACTTWFYHELAVAVMMSQSQSKAEQIPKDIPVLIFSGSMDPVTQYGRVAENLNRRYREAGIKDVTLRIYAEGRHESINEINRDEVIADIIGWLDSK; translated from the coding sequence ATGGAAAAGATGAGCGGTTTCTTGACCCTGCCGGATTCTAATTTTAGTCTGTTTATGCGTCGCTGGATCCCAAAAGATGCCCCAGTTATAGGAATTGTCTTAATCATTCACGGGATTGCGGAGCACTCACGGCGTTATGCACCCTTTGCCGAAAGATTAACAGAAGCAGGCTATGTCGTTTATGCCTATGACCAGCGAGGGCATGGGAAAACCATTCAAAAGCCGGAAGACCAAGGCGATATCGGCAAAGACGGCTGGAAACTGTTGTCACAGGACGTTCATGGTATGATCACGGTTATCCAAGGGGACTATGCCGATCTGCCATTATTTATCTTCAGTCACAGTTTAGGAACACTTGTTACCCAGAGTTATCTGTCTGCCTATCGCGATCAGCAGGAGATCGCCGGAGTCATTCTATCCGGTCCTGTGGGAGAAGCCAAACCGAGGCTTATTTTTGGCAGGTTCCTGTCGCGGGTGCTGACACTTCTCAAGGGAAAACAGAGCAAAAGCAAGCTGCTGCAAACGATGTCCTTCCAGAATTTTAACGCCAAGTGCGCCGAGCAGCGAACGACATATGACTGGCTGACACGGGATACAACCATCGTTGACAGTTATATTCAGGACGAATGCTGCGGACATGCGTGTACAACCTGGTTTTACCATGAATTAGCCGTTGCCGTCATGATGTCCCAAAGTCAGAGCAAGGCTGAGCAAATCCCGAAAGATATCCCCGTACTGATATTTTCCGGCAGTATGGATCCTGTCACCCAATACGGGCGAGTTGCCGAGAATTTAAACCGGCGCTATCGTGAAGCGGGAATCAAAGACGTCACGCTGCGCATCTACGCTGAAGGCAGACACGAATCCATTAATGAGATCAACAGAGACGAGGTCATCGCCGACATCATCGGCTGGCTGGATTCCAAATAA